A single region of the Candidatus Protochlamydia amoebophila UWE25 genome encodes:
- a CDS encoding M4 family metallopeptidase: MNFSEFPFRQNYSSNPPRRPYSNPNSMEQIKSHYGIEWDYPEPNIKIYTMYYGREVCKNNQGATSIDPVAAKLYSTVKKVYEFFEDVFGLRGIEGQGTITDLYINWQEKNALWSCPTLNINEISWFNFNDNFAVTEEVVAHEYFHAVIYNKLNYQGQSGALNESLADVFGIAFKHWLIDEKNLQSSKTWWIGSLRDLSIPSKIPRNYKVNLNEHNFPIYVKENDYGYVHNNSCIPSYAFYLANQLEGGRTWGIIAQIWFKAAQDTTLKSDETFASFAHRTIRKASEFGMSRIIFQAWSAVGVLFTPQIPMMSS, encoded by the coding sequence ATGAACTTTTCAGAGTTTCCTTTTAGGCAAAATTATTCTTCTAATCCACCACGACGACCTTATTCAAATCCTAATAGCATGGAACAAATAAAATCTCATTACGGAATAGAATGGGATTATCCTGAGCCGAATATTAAAATTTACACCATGTATTATGGGCGAGAAGTTTGTAAAAATAATCAAGGTGCAACTTCCATAGATCCTGTCGCTGCAAAACTTTATAGCACCGTAAAGAAAGTTTACGAATTTTTTGAGGATGTTTTTGGATTAAGAGGAATTGAGGGTCAAGGTACTATTACTGATCTTTACATCAATTGGCAAGAAAAGAATGCTTTGTGGAGTTGCCCTACTTTAAATATCAATGAGATAAGTTGGTTTAATTTTAATGATAACTTTGCAGTAACAGAAGAAGTTGTTGCTCATGAATACTTTCACGCCGTTATTTACAACAAACTTAATTATCAGGGACAATCAGGTGCATTGAATGAATCGTTAGCAGATGTATTTGGAATCGCTTTTAAACACTGGTTGATCGATGAAAAAAATTTACAAAGTTCTAAAACATGGTGGATTGGAAGCCTTCGCGATTTATCTATTCCATCTAAAATACCCCGAAATTACAAAGTAAACCTTAATGAACATAATTTTCCTATATATGTAAAAGAAAATGATTATGGCTATGTACATAATAATAGCTGTATTCCAAGTTATGCTTTTTATCTAGCAAACCAATTAGAAGGTGGTAGAACATGGGGGATCATTGCTCAAATTTGGTTTAAAGCTGCTCAGGACACGACACTAAAAAGCGATGAAACTTTTGCATCATTTGCTCACAGAACTATAAGGAAAGCTAGTGAATTTGGTATGTCACGTATAATTTTTCAAGCCTGGTCAGCTGTAGGTGTTTTATTCACACCACAAATACCAATGATGAGTTCGTAA
- a CDS encoding leucine-rich repeat domain-containing protein, protein MNKVNHNLNPTTLIAFSDNHDYQQSNKALKFSSRINLLCKTIFQTLLHLIFDCFDKNQLRSQWKKIVWDQKKSVISKNVIIRPRSDVSLPSTNLIPPLSSSSLMKTNAYLTTLDSELAQFCKIFEIYNTRIISLAEKNLHILPSSFGNLNQLNHLDLTNNQLQTLPNSFENLTNLRSLNLCNNQFSEIPDCLFRLPSACDINLKENPLSQEILDQLNQRVNQTNYQGPKFQVSSPTPSFCSELMDQIIPRSEPILLDDALAQFCRFFEIHDTSMISLTEKNIQLLPSSFGNLINLFFLNLINNQLQTLPDSFGNLTNLQFLYLYNNKLELLPTSFGNLNQLNKLNLANNQLQILPQFFGNLTNLTKLYLNNNKLELLPTSFGKLTQLKKLQIAYNQLQSLPELFTNLINLQTLDLNNNNLRTLPDSFGNLNRLHVLNLSNNQLQVLPHSFGNLTQLRDLHIAYNQLQSLPGSLTNLVNLQTLDLNNNNLQTLPNSFGNLNQINYLNLANNQFHSLPESFGNLTKLQCLYLYNNQIQILPETFSNLINLTELHLNYNQLQTLPETFTNLTNLRNLNLTGNNFETIPECLFHLSSECEIYLEANPLSREILDQLNRRTSQSNYQGPRFHVSIYTPSFHNNQTNQIFLNFESILKEWCNKNCQTKLLSNLPQTAKNNLLNWFSRVKSTPFYTSNPQAAKEKISSFLDWMANENNLDYLQVAYQILADATSTCGDRMATSVNELMLHMRLCQSQNLSPEELKTLIIGSARLNKLFKIAQKTSASQRMTDPIEVHLCYQIHLKEALELPIETNSMLYERMACLSEQNIQIAKERILRKTSTFEQQTNILMASSFWMNAVKSQLSTSHIEKLRAFYNLNLNSNDSQFITIDSLLNKIEFESRQSIYEQLAELCEQVKANKMNEIDIEDGEAVSAYFSQFHINEKTIWNPAYIATLAFLS, encoded by the coding sequence TTGAATAAAGTTAATCACAACCTTAATCCTACTACTCTCATAGCCTTTTCAGACAATCATGATTACCAACAATCCAATAAAGCTTTAAAATTTTCTAGCCGGATTAATTTATTATGCAAAACAATTTTTCAAACTTTGTTACATTTAATATTTGACTGTTTCGATAAAAATCAGCTTCGATCTCAATGGAAAAAGATTGTATGGGATCAAAAAAAAAGTGTCATTTCTAAGAATGTTATCATACGTCCAAGATCTGATGTATCTTTACCAAGTACAAATTTAATTCCCCCATTATCATCCAGTTCTTTAATGAAAACGAATGCTTATCTAACGACCTTGGATAGCGAATTAGCACAATTTTGCAAAATCTTTGAAATTTACAACACAAGGATTATCAGCCTAGCAGAAAAGAACCTTCACATATTGCCTAGTTCTTTTGGAAATTTAAATCAACTTAACCATCTAGATCTTACAAATAACCAACTTCAAACCCTACCCAATTCTTTCGAAAACTTAACGAATCTTCGGTCTCTTAATCTTTGTAATAATCAGTTCAGCGAGATTCCAGATTGCCTTTTCCGTTTACCATCCGCCTGTGATATTAATTTAAAAGAAAATCCTTTAAGCCAAGAAATACTTGATCAATTAAATCAAAGAGTGAATCAAACAAATTATCAGGGACCTAAATTTCAGGTATCCAGTCCAACACCTAGCTTTTGCAGTGAACTTATGGATCAGATTATCCCGAGATCCGAACCTATATTATTAGATGACGCACTAGCACAATTTTGTAGATTTTTTGAAATTCATGATACTAGTATGATCAGCCTAACAGAAAAGAACATTCAATTATTGCCTAGTTCTTTTGGAAATTTAATAAATCTTTTCTTCCTAAATCTTATAAATAATCAACTTCAGACACTGCCAGATTCTTTCGGAAACCTAACAAATCTTCAATTTCTTTATTTATACAATAATAAACTCGAATTGCTCCCTACTTCTTTTGGAAATTTAAACCAACTTAACAAACTCAATCTGGCAAATAACCAACTTCAAATATTACCTCAATTTTTTGGAAATCTAACAAACCTTACTAAACTTTATCTTAACAATAACAAACTCGAATTGCTCCCTACTTCCTTTGGAAAATTGACTCAACTTAAAAAACTTCAAATTGCTTATAATCAACTTCAATCGCTACCCGAATTGTTTACAAATCTGATCAATCTTCAAACGCTTGATCTGAATAATAACAATCTTCGAACGTTACCTGACTCTTTTGGAAATTTAAATCGGCTCCACGTCCTAAACCTGAGCAATAATCAACTGCAAGTCCTACCCCATTCTTTTGGAAATTTAACTCAACTTAGAGATCTTCACATTGCCTATAACCAGCTTCAATCGTTACCTGGGTCGCTTACAAATCTGGTCAATCTTCAAACGCTTGATTTGAATAATAACAATCTTCAAACATTGCCTAATTCTTTTGGAAATTTAAATCAAATTAACTACCTAAACCTTGCAAATAATCAATTTCATTCACTTCCAGAGTCTTTCGGAAACCTAACAAAACTTCAATGTCTTTATTTGTATAATAATCAAATTCAAATATTGCCTGAAACATTTTCAAACTTAATCAATCTTACTGAACTTCATCTTAACTACAATCAACTTCAAACATTACCTGAAACATTTACAAACTTAACAAACCTTCGAAATCTTAACCTTACTGGAAATAATTTTGAGACTATTCCTGAATGCCTTTTCCATCTATCATCTGAATGCGAAATTTATTTAGAAGCCAATCCTTTAAGTCGAGAAATACTTGATCAATTAAATCGAAGGACAAGCCAATCAAACTATCAAGGGCCAAGATTTCATGTATCAATTTATACCCCTAGCTTTCATAATAATCAGACTAATCAAATTTTTCTAAACTTTGAATCAATCTTAAAAGAATGGTGTAATAAAAATTGCCAAACCAAATTACTGTCTAATTTACCTCAAACAGCCAAAAACAATCTCTTAAATTGGTTTTCAAGGGTAAAAAGCACTCCTTTTTATACCTCCAATCCACAAGCCGCTAAAGAAAAAATTTCTTCTTTTCTTGATTGGATGGCAAACGAAAATAATTTAGATTATTTGCAAGTGGCTTATCAAATTTTGGCCGATGCGACAAGTACATGTGGAGATCGTATGGCAACAAGTGTAAATGAGCTGATGCTTCATATGCGATTATGCCAGAGTCAAAATTTAAGCCCTGAGGAATTAAAAACATTGATTATTGGTTCAGCCAGATTAAATAAACTATTTAAGATTGCGCAAAAAACATCTGCTTCCCAAAGAATGACCGATCCTATCGAGGTTCATCTGTGCTATCAAATTCATTTAAAAGAGGCTTTAGAATTACCGATTGAAACAAATTCTATGCTTTATGAAAGGATGGCGTGCTTATCCGAGCAAAATATTCAAATAGCTAAAGAACGTATTTTAAGGAAAACCTCAACATTTGAACAGCAAACAAACATTTTAATGGCTAGTTCATTTTGGATGAACGCAGTTAAATCACAACTCAGTACATCTCATATTGAAAAATTACGGGCCTTTTATAACCTAAATTTAAACTCCAATGATTCGCAATTTATCACTATCGACTCTCTTTTAAATAAAATTGAGTTTGAATCGCGTCAATCCATTTATGAGCAACTTGCTGAACTTTGTGAGCAAGTCAAGGCAAATAAAATGAATGAGATTGATATTGAAGATGGGGAAGCCGTCTCTGCTTATTTTTCACAATTTCACATCAATGAAAAAACAATTTGGAATCCAGCATATATTGCAACCTTAGCTTTCCTCAGCTAA
- a CDS encoding CHAT domain-containing tetratricopeptide repeat protein: MNVGSLESNTWFNLLSFQISEISPSDHVKRLIEAYNTKFTTEENIILSAKWLLEEISQLEDISIKRECLCRLLKIEREEIQNLIVEEAKPLFDLRTFLYDIQHDQAQQLIQLEEITSEIIASKLSLNELNFLFPICMIYQDILEHLWLLPYFESNNYCFNLLAQNKNFILSHMERWKDGLDQLANEEKIESFIPKNLEKAVLRLFQRLPEAVAKDIDRQKSVINKSKQITSDFLAIMAKIYSDEKDFYRAILYAETLLKILRKKLPKMLQNKNLLISIMLINEKLSIWNQLLGQYERTIFYSTEALKIARESGDTYKVFIYSKDLGFLYFKQGQGELALSFFTEARSATQILKDSKSESQILANLAEAYLSLNKNVDAIRCYQDALNLTENKSEKALIYTKIGRAQAHAQRYQSAKESYQKALKFLPQEDLLLAIKIHGDLTAFFNDWGRYEAAIFHAEKTLELTKHPSVQLDTLEALDSKFHGLTDIGNFYGTIGDYETEIDYLTQALKISKKLNPSFLGILEIAYSNLGSAYSHVKKYSESIEYYIKALKIAKGPITRAKILTNLGNIFYKCGMYPKAIEQYKRANEISDSLTVKASRLNGLGLCYAAIGNEKKAIQTFKNFICLSQQSENRRGEGAGYQNLGTLYRKSDVKLAEKNFRKSIDIYALLHQEFKNYSHWQITFFEEQAISLLSLESLLLEQAKNEEALQLADFRRSRALVSALTKKFQFQKNDSLSSGVTAQEMQAFAHKMNTCFILYSFSFENRDNIIVWVIPSQGEIICQQLSLGNLTEEIKETTYVFQTFPFIVEPTVAKRRPFLRQQRTRSSLTYAFLDELTRGDSNESTNPAVLQSFKERLSLWYEALIAPLESYLPKDPQQVVTIIPDGFLAQIPFAAFLDKEGTYLIEKHPISIAPSIGILKLLDEIPKDFSKSSLVIGNPTTPQSKDSLPLAEKEAQTIVAPLLKTTPEKILLQDSATAQRVLEGMLNARWIHFACHGSTGTKPEEKIDSHSVFEGLFKLAPEQENSNGYLHAQEIASLTLRTELVFMSACFSGRGKLHREGSVGPVWSFLAAGALSTIATYWRLPDSDLTLQMVDIFYRHLLGIEVEKLNKAQALQKAMLLAIEQKREKPHLWGAFFLSGLHE; encoded by the coding sequence AGATTGATTGAAGCCTATAACACAAAATTTACTACCGAAGAAAATATAATCCTTAGTGCCAAATGGCTCCTTGAAGAGATCAGTCAATTAGAAGATATTAGTATTAAGCGCGAATGCTTATGTCGTCTGCTAAAAATAGAGAGGGAGGAGATACAAAATTTGATAGTAGAAGAAGCGAAGCCCCTTTTCGATCTTAGAACGTTTTTGTATGATATTCAGCATGATCAAGCTCAACAGTTAATTCAACTTGAAGAAATCACCAGTGAGATTATCGCATCAAAGTTAAGCTTAAATGAACTTAATTTTCTATTTCCTATCTGCATGATCTATCAAGACATCCTAGAGCACCTGTGGTTACTTCCCTATTTTGAATCTAACAATTACTGCTTTAATCTACTTGCCCAAAATAAAAATTTCATTCTAAGCCATATGGAACGATGGAAAGATGGCCTTGATCAATTGGCTAACGAGGAGAAAATTGAATCGTTTATTCCAAAAAATTTAGAAAAGGCTGTTTTAAGGCTTTTCCAACGCTTACCTGAAGCCGTTGCAAAAGACATAGATAGACAAAAATCTGTCATTAACAAAAGCAAGCAAATAACTTCAGACTTTTTAGCAATCATGGCAAAAATTTATAGCGACGAAAAGGATTTTTATCGGGCTATCCTCTATGCAGAAACTCTTTTAAAAATTCTAAGAAAAAAACTTCCGAAAATGCTCCAAAACAAAAATTTGCTTATTTCAATCATGCTGATTAATGAAAAACTTTCAATCTGGAATCAACTTCTTGGGCAGTATGAAAGGACTATTTTTTATAGCACAGAAGCATTGAAAATAGCGCGAGAGTCAGGCGATACTTATAAAGTATTTATTTATTCAAAGGACTTAGGCTTCCTTTACTTCAAGCAAGGACAAGGCGAGCTCGCCCTTTCTTTTTTTACAGAAGCTAGATCTGCAACACAAATTTTAAAAGACTCTAAAAGTGAAAGCCAGATTCTTGCTAATCTTGCGGAAGCTTATCTTTCCCTCAATAAAAATGTAGATGCAATTCGGTGCTATCAAGATGCATTAAATTTAACAGAAAATAAGTCTGAAAAAGCCTTGATATACACGAAGATAGGTCGCGCCCAGGCTCATGCCCAACGTTACCAGTCAGCTAAAGAATCCTATCAAAAGGCGCTTAAGTTCCTTCCACAAGAAGACCTTCTTCTTGCAATAAAAATCCATGGGGATTTAACTGCATTTTTTAATGATTGGGGACGATATGAAGCAGCTATTTTTCATGCTGAAAAAACGTTAGAGCTAACAAAACATCCGTCAGTTCAATTAGATACCTTGGAAGCATTGGATAGTAAATTCCACGGATTAACAGATATTGGAAATTTCTATGGTACTATAGGAGATTATGAAACGGAAATTGATTATCTTACGCAAGCTTTAAAAATCTCTAAGAAATTAAATCCCTCCTTCCTGGGTATCTTGGAAATAGCATATAGCAATCTCGGCAGTGCATATAGTCATGTGAAAAAGTATTCTGAAAGCATAGAATACTATATCAAAGCATTAAAAATAGCAAAAGGGCCCATTACACGAGCTAAGATTTTAACAAATTTGGGAAATATTTTTTATAAATGCGGTATGTATCCTAAGGCAATTGAACAGTATAAAAGAGCTAATGAAATAAGCGATAGTCTAACAGTAAAAGCAAGCCGCCTCAATGGCTTAGGTCTATGCTATGCTGCTATAGGAAACGAAAAAAAGGCAATTCAAACCTTTAAAAATTTTATTTGTTTATCTCAACAATCAGAAAATCGTCGCGGCGAAGGAGCAGGCTATCAAAACTTAGGAACATTATATAGAAAATCTGATGTTAAGCTAGCAGAAAAGAATTTTCGAAAAAGTATCGATATTTATGCTTTATTACATCAAGAATTTAAAAATTATAGTCACTGGCAGATTACCTTTTTTGAAGAGCAGGCAATCTCCCTTTTAAGCCTGGAGAGCCTTTTATTAGAACAGGCTAAAAACGAAGAGGCTTTACAGCTCGCAGATTTTAGACGCTCGCGTGCTTTGGTTTCCGCCCTTACAAAAAAATTTCAATTTCAAAAGAACGATTCATTGTCTTCTGGAGTCACAGCCCAAGAAATGCAAGCTTTTGCCCATAAGATGAATACGTGCTTTATCCTTTATTCGTTTTCTTTCGAGAATAGGGACAATATCATTGTTTGGGTTATTCCTTCTCAAGGGGAAATAATCTGCCAACAACTATCTCTTGGCAATTTGACAGAAGAGATTAAAGAAACAACTTACGTTTTTCAAACGTTTCCTTTTATTGTTGAACCAACGGTTGCTAAAAGAAGACCTTTTCTTCGTCAACAAAGAACTCGTAGTTCGCTTACGTATGCTTTTTTAGATGAGCTAACCCGAGGGGATTCCAATGAGAGTACAAACCCTGCTGTTTTGCAATCTTTTAAAGAACGCCTTTCTCTGTGGTATGAAGCTCTCATTGCTCCGCTTGAATCCTATCTCCCCAAAGATCCCCAGCAAGTCGTCACCATTATTCCCGACGGATTTCTCGCTCAAATTCCCTTCGCTGCTTTTTTAGATAAAGAGGGAACCTATTTGATTGAAAAGCATCCCATTTCCATTGCTCCTTCCATAGGAATACTCAAATTATTAGACGAAATTCCTAAAGATTTCTCAAAAAGCTCTCTCGTGATTGGTAATCCTACAACACCTCAATCAAAAGACTCATTACCATTGGCGGAAAAAGAAGCTCAAACGATTGTCGCTCCTCTGCTTAAAACAACTCCGGAAAAAATTCTTTTACAAGACAGCGCTACTGCGCAGCGCGTTTTAGAGGGGATGTTAAATGCGCGTTGGATTCATTTTGCCTGTCATGGATCGACAGGCACAAAACCCGAAGAAAAAATCGATTCCCATTCCGTTTTTGAAGGGCTTTTTAAGCTAGCTCCCGAACAAGAGAATTCTAATGGCTATCTCCATGCGCAAGAAATTGCGTCGCTGACTCTTCGTACAGAGCTGGTTTTTATGAGTGCTTGTTTCTCTGGTAGAGGCAAGCTTCACAGAGAAGGAAGCGTTGGTCCCGTCTGGTCCTTTCTTGCCGCAGGCGCTTTGTCAACAATCGCAACTTATTGGCGTCTGCCGGATAGTGATTTAACCCTTCAGATGGTCGACATATTTTATCGCCATCTTTTAGGCATAGAAGTGGAAAAACTCAATAAGGCCCAAGCCTTGCAAAAAGCCATGCTGTTGGCCATTGAGCAAAAACGAGAAAAGCCTCATCTATGGGGAGCTTTTTTCTTATCGGGACTACATGAATAA
- a CDS encoding CHAT domain-containing protein produces the protein MHVDSVKFSTPYELHYPLLPTISLLDYVKGLIEVYKTKSNSKENIILSAKLVIEKVNKLTDIGAKRECLCRMLKLEIEEVQNLIGQEVTLLFDWETFYYDIQHNQAQHLIQLEAIVSEIIEVKLESNEINFIQDICTIYQGILEHLWLLPYLEFGNHCANLLIQNKNAILSKMERWKDSFDQLASDKRISRFIPKNLEKAVLRLFEPLPEADAKKIEEQKSVIHKCGEMTLRIIEIMMKVCSDQGDFPRAIFHAEVFLKLLGQGLSEMKEERLAPIMQINKQLSIWNQLLRQYQKAISYSEEALRIAEALGDSYKISIYSKYIGSLHVKQGQDDCALPFYSKAQTIAETLQDLKSKSQILTDLAGAYLDINKNDEAFSCSQAALSLTENNAEKAWIYTGIGRAYANAQQYKEAKQAYYKALEFLPQSDLFLAIRIHENLVGFFNDFGRYKKAISQAEKILELIQHPSIQEENLEALEHKFNALIAVGSIYGTIGDYPREIDYQKQALEINEKSIFFPQFLEIAYSNLGNAYCHDKNYLEGIKYYRKALEVAEEALIQAKILVNLGHAFFFLGRFPKALELYKKANTIDNPKVKKDSFYGLGLCYDAMGNTKKAIDWIEECICLSQQSEDRLNEAMGYHNLAELYKKFDLKLAEENYRKSIAVYAVLHQELKRHNQWQITFFEEQAGTFLSLERLFLKQGKTDDALQITDFRRSHALISALTEKFKFQKDDSLISSGLTVQEMQALAHKLNTCLIVYSFASKSTDCITAWIIPPQGEIICQQLPIGILTEEVQESTQVFKKFPFIVEPTVAKRRPFIRPKKTRSSATYTFLDELTRGDPDESTNSAVLQSFKERLSLWYETLIAPLESYLPKDPQQVVTIIPDGFLAQIPFAAFLDKGGKYFIEKHPISIAPSMGILKLLDEIPKNFSENSLVIGNPTTPHSKDALPLAEKEAQAIVAPLLATTPKRTLLQENATAQRVLEGMVDARWIHLACHGSTGAKPEEKLDPHSVFEGLFKLAPDEEHIQGYLHAQEIASLTLRTELVFMSACFSGRGKLHGEGSVGPIWSFLAAGALSTVATYWQLPDSDLTLQMVDTFYRHLLGIETKKLNKAQALQKAMLVGIKQKREKPHLWGAFFLSGLIE, from the coding sequence ATGCATGTAGATTCAGTTAAATTTAGCACTCCCTACGAACTTCACTATCCTCTTCTTCCTACAATATCCCTATTAGATTATGTAAAAGGCTTAATTGAGGTATATAAAACAAAATCCAATTCCAAAGAGAATATCATTCTCAGTGCAAAATTGGTTATCGAAAAGGTAAACAAATTGACAGATATTGGTGCCAAGCGTGAATGTTTATGTCGCATGCTAAAATTAGAGATCGAAGAAGTACAAAATTTGATAGGACAAGAGGTAACGCTTCTCTTTGATTGGGAAACATTTTATTATGATATTCAGCACAATCAAGCTCAACACCTCATTCAACTTGAAGCAATCGTTAGTGAAATCATAGAAGTAAAATTAGAATCCAATGAAATTAATTTTATACAAGATATTTGCACGATCTATCAAGGGATCTTAGAGCACTTGTGGTTGCTCCCCTATCTCGAATTTGGCAATCACTGTGCTAACCTCCTTATTCAAAATAAAAACGCCATTCTAAGTAAGATGGAGCGCTGGAAAGACAGTTTTGATCAATTGGCTAGCGATAAGAGAATTAGTCGTTTTATTCCAAAAAATTTAGAGAAGGCCGTTTTAAGGCTTTTTGAGCCCTTACCTGAAGCTGATGCAAAAAAAATTGAGGAACAAAAATCTGTCATTCATAAATGCGGAGAAATGACTTTAAGGATTATAGAAATCATGATGAAAGTTTGCAGCGACCAAGGAGATTTCCCTCGCGCCATTTTCCATGCAGAAGTTTTTTTAAAACTTTTAGGACAGGGACTTTCAGAAATGAAGGAAGAAAGGCTTGCTCCAATCATGCAGATTAATAAACAACTTTCAATCTGGAATCAACTGCTTAGGCAATATCAAAAAGCTATTTCTTATAGCGAAGAAGCCCTGAGAATAGCGGAAGCATTAGGCGATTCTTATAAAATATCCATTTATTCAAAATATATAGGCTCCCTTCACGTGAAGCAAGGACAAGATGATTGCGCACTTCCTTTTTATAGTAAAGCTCAAACTATTGCCGAAACGCTACAAGATCTTAAAAGTAAAAGTCAAATTCTTACTGATCTTGCAGGCGCTTATCTTGACATCAATAAAAATGATGAGGCGTTTTCATGTTCTCAAGCTGCATTGAGTTTGACAGAAAATAATGCTGAAAAAGCCTGGATTTACACCGGGATCGGTCGCGCTTATGCTAATGCCCAGCAGTACAAGGAAGCTAAACAGGCTTATTACAAGGCACTTGAATTTCTTCCCCAAAGCGACTTGTTTCTCGCAATAAGAATTCATGAAAACTTGGTTGGCTTTTTTAATGATTTTGGCCGATATAAAAAAGCTATTTCCCAGGCTGAAAAAATCTTAGAGCTAATTCAGCATCCATCAATTCAAGAAGAGAATTTAGAAGCACTTGAGCATAAATTTAATGCGTTAATAGCTGTTGGAAGCATTTATGGTACTATTGGAGATTATCCAAGAGAAATTGATTATCAAAAGCAAGCTTTAGAGATTAATGAGAAATCAATTTTTTTTCCACAGTTTTTAGAAATAGCATATAGTAATCTTGGTAATGCATATTGCCATGATAAAAATTATCTTGAAGGCATAAAATATTATAGAAAAGCATTAGAAGTAGCAGAAGAGGCCCTAATACAAGCTAAAATTTTAGTAAATTTGGGACATGCTTTTTTTTTCCTCGGTAGATTTCCTAAGGCACTTGAGCTGTATAAAAAAGCCAATACGATTGATAATCCAAAAGTAAAAAAAGACAGCTTTTATGGCTTAGGTCTATGCTATGATGCTATGGGAAATACAAAAAAGGCAATAGACTGGATTGAAGAATGTATTTGTTTATCTCAACAGTCTGAAGATCGCCTTAACGAAGCGATGGGATACCATAACTTAGCCGAATTATATAAAAAATTTGATCTTAAGTTAGCAGAGGAGAATTATCGCAAAAGTATTGCTGTTTATGCTGTATTGCATCAAGAGCTTAAAAGACACAACCAGTGGCAGATTACTTTTTTTGAAGAGCAAGCGGGGACATTTTTAAGCTTGGAGAGACTTTTTCTAAAACAAGGTAAAACTGATGACGCCTTGCAAATCACAGATTTTAGACGTTCACATGCCTTGATCTCCGCTCTGACAGAAAAATTTAAATTTCAAAAGGATGACTCTTTAATCTCTTCAGGACTCACAGTCCAAGAAATGCAAGCTCTTGCCCACAAGTTGAACACTTGCTTGATCGTTTATTCTTTTGCTTCCAAAAGCACAGACTGTATCACTGCTTGGATTATTCCTCCGCAGGGCGAAATCATCTGCCAGCAGCTTCCTATTGGAATTTTAACAGAAGAGGTCCAAGAATCAACACAGGTTTTCAAAAAGTTTCCTTTTATTGTTGAGCCAACAGTTGCTAAAAGAAGACCTTTTATTCGTCCGAAAAAAACGCGTAGTTCCGCTACGTATACTTTTCTAGATGAGCTAACCCGAGGAGATCCAGATGAGAGTACAAACTCTGCTGTTTTGCAATCTTTTAAAGAACGCCTTTCTCTTTGGTATGAAACCCTCATTGCTCCACTTGAATCCTATCTCCCCAAAGATCCTCAGCAGGTCGTGACGATTATTCCTGACGGATTTCTTGCTCAAATTCCCTTCGCTGCTTTTTTAGATAAAGGGGGAAAATATTTCATAGAAAAACATCCCATCTCCATTGCCCCTTCTATGGGAATACTCAAATTATTGGATGAAATTCCTAAAAATTTTTCAGAAAATTCTCTCGTCATTGGTAACCCTACAACACCCCATTCAAAAGACGCATTACCATTGGCGGAAAAAGAAGCTCAAGCAATTGTTGCTCCTCTCCTTGCAACAACTCCGAAAAGAACCCTTTTACAAGAAAATGCCACAGCCCAGCGTGTTTTAGAAGGGATGGTGGATGCGCGTTGGATTCATCTTGCCTGTCATGGGTCAACAGGCGCAAAGCCAGAAGAAAAACTCGATCCTCATTCCGTTTTTGAAGGGCTTTTTAAGCTTGCTCCGGATGAAGAGCATATTCAAGGATATCTCCATGCACAAGAAATTGCGTCGCTGACTCTTCGTACAGAACTGGTTTTTATGAGTGCTTGTTTCTCTGGTAGAGGCAAGCTTCACGGAGAAGGAAGCGTTGGTCCCATCTGGTCTTTTCTTGCCGCAGGTGCTTTGTCAACGGTCGCAACTTATTGGCAACTACCGGATAGCGATCTGACGCTTCAGATGGTTGACACATTTTATCGACATCTTTTGGGCATAGAAACGAAAAAATTAAACAAAGCGCAAGCTTTGCAAAAAGCTATGCTAGTGGGCATTAAGCAAAAACGAGAAAAGCCTCACTTATGGGGAGCTTTTTTCTTATCAGGACTAATCGAATAA